A genomic segment from Candidatus Brocadia sinica JPN1 encodes:
- a CDS encoding beta-ketoacyl-[acyl-carrier-protein] synthase family protein: MTRRVVITGLGILAPNGNGKDAYWDALINGRSGIKKISSFDPSPFSTQIAGEVKDFDPCDYFDSKLVKRSGRFTHFGVAASKMAVADSEIDLSRENRDRCGVCFGTTIGAENDIYEGQHKKFLESGPKAVGRFTAPEFTPHITTGYICSELKITGTNSTLSSGCSTGLEVVNWGYKAVKRGEVDVAVVASSDAPIFPFAMSTFCALGILSKRNEEPEKASRPYDKDRDGMVLSEGGAAIVIEELNHALNRGADIYAEIVSYASASEGQDVLRVDTSGRGLVTALEQALTSGKMRREEVDYICAHGNAIPSYDVAETNAFKTFFKDHAYKIPISSIKSMTGQAYAAGGGFQVVATSLCLKNGFVTPTINLDVPDPLCDLDYVSHHARRFSLETALINSHSVGGTHAVLVLRRYS; encoded by the coding sequence ATGACAAGGCGTGTTGTTATCACTGGCTTAGGGATATTGGCCCCCAATGGCAATGGGAAAGATGCGTACTGGGATGCGTTAATCAACGGGCGATCTGGTATAAAAAAAATCTCATCCTTTGATCCTTCTCCCTTCAGTACCCAAATTGCAGGTGAAGTAAAAGACTTTGACCCTTGTGATTACTTCGACTCAAAATTGGTTAAAAGAAGCGGAAGATTTACCCATTTTGGCGTTGCGGCATCAAAGATGGCGGTGGCAGATTCTGAGATTGACCTAAGCCGGGAGAATAGAGACAGATGCGGCGTATGTTTCGGAACAACGATAGGAGCCGAAAATGATATATATGAAGGCCAGCACAAAAAATTTTTAGAGTCTGGCCCAAAGGCGGTTGGTCGTTTTACCGCCCCTGAGTTTACACCCCATATAACAACGGGTTATATATGTTCCGAACTGAAAATTACCGGCACAAATTCAACATTGTCATCAGGATGCTCAACTGGACTTGAAGTCGTGAACTGGGGCTATAAAGCAGTAAAGCGGGGAGAGGTAGATGTAGCTGTCGTGGCGAGTTCGGATGCACCCATCTTTCCCTTCGCCATGTCCACCTTCTGTGCCCTGGGAATTCTTTCAAAAAGAAATGAGGAACCGGAAAAGGCATCGAGGCCATATGATAAGGATCGTGATGGTATGGTACTTAGTGAAGGTGGAGCAGCAATAGTGATTGAGGAATTGAATCATGCCCTGAATAGAGGCGCAGACATATATGCTGAAATCGTATCCTACGCCTCAGCATCCGAGGGACAAGACGTCCTTCGGGTTGACACAAGTGGACGGGGATTAGTCACTGCATTGGAACAGGCGCTGACCTCCGGCAAAATGAGAAGGGAAGAGGTAGACTATATCTGTGCTCATGGGAATGCTATTCCTAGTTATGACGTGGCAGAAACCAATGCCTTTAAAACTTTCTTCAAGGACCATGCATATAAAATTCCAATAAGTTCAATTAAGTCCATGACTGGGCAGGCTTACGCTGCCGGCGGTGGTTTTCAGGTGGTTGCAACGAGCCTTTGTTTAAAGAACGGATTTGTTACCCCTACAATTAACCTTGATGTGCCAGATCCTCTCTGTGATCTTGATTATGTTTCACACCATGCCAGGCGTTTCTCCCTGGAAACAGCGCTGATAAATAGCCATAGCGTGGGTGGAACGCATGCCGTTCTCGTACTCAGGAGATATTCTTAG
- a CDS encoding B12-binding domain-containing radical SAM protein, protein MSGSDSVDLMLWNSFMGKAYSVSDCFKENGIGVLARACKDAGFNIIVEDPARIEFYATFTKNDLIPRLSELAVNVFDAKKREDCVSLRQEWDLLQNNLMSAIKEKMEKYINGLAQKICENRIKVLGIKTWLGDRFAYSEKLAQRVRALSPNTLVIAGGPQVNQFKTHTLENSPFEFCIDVEGEVTLVQIMNIVKEIYSQGGSKSDVIKRITDLAEAGKIFNVIYKNNSGEVKETPIKRLSLNSKPFPLYEKDDGKVNIAVINESSGCYYGKCNFCTHPNITGKYQTRDISITIQEIKETIMEMGIGLFRFAGSTTPVSLSSRIAEALLTEGLHIEYSMFVRAENRAKERMAELIGAYEKIIRSGLKAVFLGVETANNDILSKIMDKGNSVEDVYFTVKALKQASYNQKKHLDVGVSFIYPCPIPSGSAITHEQILEENLYLLQKLKNEDYKPDSVLVTPAAPLPGTVWQKEPEKFGFDLPDDYFQTVLRYEYELTKDPSMWPELSISLHEIKFVDMLKMSGLMEKKVREMGYVVNVSDEHCLAARSAGFFGQRGLEEFKMRSDLSLLTTDYSFLNDVYQKINTHSRVLAEKNFSSTNKEIS, encoded by the coding sequence ATGAGTGGTTCGGACAGTGTAGACCTTATGTTATGGAATTCATTCATGGGAAAGGCCTATTCCGTCAGTGACTGCTTTAAGGAAAACGGTATTGGAGTACTCGCCAGGGCATGTAAGGATGCGGGTTTTAACATTATTGTTGAAGATCCGGCAAGAATCGAATTTTACGCTACATTTACAAAAAACGATCTTATACCCAGACTATCGGAACTTGCTGTGAACGTCTTTGACGCAAAAAAGAGGGAAGATTGTGTATCTTTAAGGCAGGAATGGGATCTGCTTCAGAATAATCTTATGAGTGCTATCAAAGAAAAAATGGAGAAATATATTAATGGTCTGGCTCAGAAGATATGCGAGAACCGAATAAAAGTGCTTGGGATCAAGACCTGGCTTGGCGATAGATTTGCATACTCAGAGAAGCTTGCGCAAAGGGTCAGGGCACTGAGTCCAAACACCTTGGTAATTGCCGGGGGTCCCCAGGTTAATCAATTTAAGACACATACATTGGAAAACAGCCCTTTTGAGTTTTGCATCGATGTTGAGGGTGAAGTAACCCTTGTACAGATTATGAATATTGTAAAAGAAATATATTCCCAGGGAGGATCTAAATCTGATGTTATAAAAAGAATCACTGATCTTGCAGAAGCAGGTAAAATTTTTAATGTGATTTATAAAAACAACAGCGGCGAGGTAAAAGAAACACCCATTAAAAGGCTTTCTTTGAACTCAAAACCTTTCCCGCTCTATGAGAAGGATGATGGAAAAGTAAATATTGCAGTAATAAATGAATCGTCTGGTTGCTATTATGGGAAATGCAATTTTTGTACGCATCCAAATATTACCGGAAAATACCAGACCAGAGATATCAGCATAACCATTCAGGAGATTAAAGAAACTATCATGGAAATGGGCATTGGACTCTTCAGATTTGCAGGGTCAACAACACCCGTTTCTCTCAGCAGCCGGATCGCTGAGGCTTTATTGACTGAAGGCCTGCATATTGAGTATTCAATGTTCGTCCGGGCAGAAAACAGGGCAAAGGAACGGATGGCAGAGCTGATTGGCGCTTATGAAAAAATCATACGCTCCGGCCTTAAGGCTGTCTTCCTCGGCGTTGAAACAGCGAACAACGATATCCTTTCAAAGATTATGGACAAGGGTAATTCTGTGGAGGATGTATATTTTACCGTTAAAGCACTAAAACAGGCATCCTACAATCAAAAAAAACATCTTGACGTAGGTGTAAGTTTTATTTATCCTTGCCCAATACCTTCGGGTAGCGCTATAACTCATGAACAAATTTTAGAAGAAAATCTGTATTTACTTCAAAAGTTAAAAAATGAAGATTACAAACCTGATTCAGTCCTTGTAACTCCGGCAGCGCCTCTTCCTGGTACTGTATGGCAAAAAGAACCGGAAAAATTCGGATTTGATCTGCCTGACGATTATTTCCAGACTGTCCTCCGTTATGAGTATGAACTGACGAAGGACCCAAGCATGTGGCCCGAGCTGAGTATCTCCTTACATGAAATAAAGTTCGTGGATATGCTAAAAATGTCCGGACTTATGGAGAAAAAGGTCAGAGAAATGGGTTACGTAGTGAACGTCTCAGATGAACATTGCCTCGCAGCGAGGAGTGCAGGATTCTTCGGTCAGAGAGGTTTAGAGGAATTCAAGATGAGAAGTGACTTATCTCTCTTAACAACGGACTATAGCTTCCTTAATGATGTCTATCAGAAAATAAACACACACAGCCGTGTACTGGCAGAGAAAAATTTCTCTTCAACAAACAAGGAAATTTCTTAG
- a CDS encoding ATP-binding protein, whose protein sequence is MIASQVIFIFIFLLIAGIGVFVLLRNPANVINKRFCIFAHVVSVWIFFIFFLLQTTDTTLATFRLKLVFCAAVFIPPTFFSFSSVFPDRTERPIERYLSISFFIISTLLAFSSSHIVESVSFVRQFPQAKYSPLFPIFWFHFIVCMAYSLYILYGKSRRFYGIKRLQIQYVYFGVAVSVFLGIITNFLLPVFGIWQVEMFVPLVSVPIPIAVAYAIVKYHLMDISVVIKKSTVYAILSIVLSIIYFTVGLVMSSILPVSKYTETVSNVISIIIIVFIFVPTRESIQHFIENRLFHTKYSYPKILSNSTVMFSSIHDLNRLLRFAIQYLYDSVGIEKIGILTKDENTKQYSLKAAINFSSEDGLFLPGDTAVVTWLCHNKTVLSREQLNRFTHGKLDRLLEETLVSMDVDSCIPILHGKDLFGIILLGKKVNKKVFTQEDIQMFLAFSGQLAMAANNARLYSGLEEAKTYRDNILQSLKCGVITINNHEEVTLSNKEAKSILGLESVNSSKMIFDVFDKETYKLLKHTLKNGKDHIDIETFIERGNNARVPCSVTITQLKTESGEKLGALMILTDQTELKLLQVEKQHADRLAHLGSLASNIAHEIKNPLVAINTYFQLLPYKKDDPEFHTNFREIALKEIGRINRIIEEMLNLAKPSKLVIQHIDPHCVIMDTINFLKNDAAKKDIKITTMLEGRRCQLIADEDKVKQVLINILQNSFDALPDNGHITVSTRLVDNLSEFKSMAKEQPGSIFFSFAPPLSNNLNKQYFVVKISDNGAGIPAEKIPYIFEPFFSNKDKGTGLGLAVVYRIIKDHEGGIYVESKEGVGTDFYIGLPLNNMGADSIINSRPKAIDTHLIL, encoded by the coding sequence ATGATTGCAAGCCAGGTAATATTCATTTTTATATTTCTTTTGATTGCCGGCATTGGGGTCTTTGTACTCTTAAGAAATCCAGCGAACGTTATTAACAAGAGATTTTGTATCTTTGCACATGTTGTGTCTGTGTGGATATTTTTTATTTTTTTTTTGCTCCAGACAACAGATACAACATTAGCTACTTTCAGACTGAAGCTGGTTTTTTGCGCAGCTGTTTTTATTCCACCTACCTTTTTCTCATTTTCATCTGTCTTTCCTGATCGAACGGAAAGGCCTATTGAACGATACTTAAGTATATCTTTTTTCATTATAAGCACCCTTCTGGCATTTTCGTCTTCCCATATTGTTGAGTCTGTATCATTTGTAAGACAATTCCCTCAGGCCAAATACAGTCCATTATTCCCAATATTTTGGTTTCACTTTATTGTCTGTATGGCATATTCGTTATATATACTTTATGGAAAAAGCAGACGCTTCTACGGGATAAAGAGATTGCAGATCCAATACGTATACTTCGGAGTAGCAGTATCTGTGTTTCTGGGAATTATCACAAATTTTCTTTTGCCAGTATTTGGTATATGGCAAGTTGAGATGTTTGTGCCACTGGTGTCCGTTCCCATTCCGATAGCTGTGGCTTACGCTATTGTAAAGTATCATCTTATGGATATTAGTGTAGTAATCAAGAAAAGTACTGTTTACGCCATCCTCTCTATTGTCCTCAGCATAATCTATTTTACTGTTGGACTTGTTATGAGTAGCATACTTCCTGTATCAAAGTATACAGAGACCGTTAGTAATGTAATTTCTATCATAATAATTGTCTTCATCTTTGTGCCAACCCGGGAATCGATTCAACATTTTATCGAGAATCGTCTATTCCATACCAAGTATAGTTACCCCAAGATACTCAGTAACTCAACGGTAATGTTTTCTTCTATCCATGATTTAAATAGACTTTTGCGTTTTGCAATCCAATATTTATATGATTCCGTGGGTATCGAGAAGATCGGTATATTGACAAAGGATGAAAATACCAAACAGTACAGTTTAAAGGCTGCTATAAATTTTTCATCCGAAGATGGTTTATTCCTTCCCGGCGATACCGCTGTCGTCACCTGGCTTTGCCACAATAAAACTGTTCTTTCAAGAGAACAATTAAATCGCTTTACGCATGGCAAGCTTGATCGTCTGTTAGAAGAAACACTGGTATCAATGGATGTGGATAGTTGTATCCCTATTCTTCATGGAAAAGACCTCTTTGGCATAATTCTTTTGGGTAAAAAGGTTAATAAGAAGGTATTTACCCAGGAAGATATCCAGATGTTTCTCGCCTTTTCTGGCCAACTGGCTATGGCAGCTAATAATGCTCGCCTTTACTCTGGCTTGGAAGAAGCCAAGACCTATAGGGATAATATCCTTCAGAGTTTAAAGTGTGGGGTTATTACGATAAATAATCATGAGGAGGTTACCCTCAGTAATAAGGAGGCAAAGAGTATCCTCGGATTGGAAAGTGTAAATTCGAGTAAAATGATATTTGATGTTTTTGACAAAGAGACTTACAAATTGCTGAAACATACCCTTAAGAATGGCAAAGACCATATTGATATTGAAACTTTTATTGAAAGAGGTAATAATGCCAGGGTTCCATGCAGTGTAACCATAACACAGCTCAAAACTGAATCAGGAGAGAAGCTTGGGGCATTGATGATTCTGACAGACCAAACTGAACTAAAATTACTTCAGGTGGAAAAGCAACATGCCGACCGACTTGCCCATCTTGGTTCCCTCGCTTCTAATATTGCCCATGAAATAAAAAATCCCCTTGTGGCCATAAACACCTATTTTCAACTGCTTCCCTACAAGAAAGACGATCCGGAATTCCACACTAATTTTCGGGAAATTGCTTTAAAAGAAATAGGAAGGATTAACAGAATTATCGAAGAGATGTTGAATCTGGCAAAACCTTCCAAACTTGTCATACAACACATAGATCCCCATTGTGTGATAATGGATACCATAAACTTCTTAAAGAATGATGCCGCAAAGAAAGATATTAAAATAACAACGATGCTGGAAGGGAGAAGATGCCAACTTATTGCAGATGAAGATAAGGTAAAGCAGGTACTTATAAACATTTTACAAAACAGTTTTGATGCGTTGCCAGACAATGGACATATTACGGTAAGCACTCGTTTGGTTGATAATCTTTCGGAGTTCAAAAGTATGGCAAAAGAACAACCTGGCAGCATATTCTTCTCGTTTGCCCCACCTCTCTCAAACAACCTGAATAAGCAGTATTTTGTTGTAAAAATCTCCGACAATGGTGCGGGTATTCCCGCTGAAAAGATTCCCTATATCTTTGAACCTTTCTTTTCCAATAAAGATAAGGGTACCGGACTCGGTCTTGCCGTTGTGTACAGAATTATCAAGGATCATGAGGGCGGCATCTACGTAGAAAGCAAGGAAGGAGTTGGAACAGATTTTTATATTGGCCTGCCATTGAATAACATGGGTGCCGATAGTATCATTAACTCAAGACCAAAAGCCATAGATACGCATTTAATTCTATAG